TTTCAGATTACCTGGCTCAGGCCAAATTAACACCGTATCTGGATGAACTGGGCTTTAACCTGGTAGGGTACGGCTGTACCACCTGCATAGGTAACTCTGGCCCGCTACCTGAACCGATTGAAATGGCCATCAAGCAGGGCGATCTCACCGTCGGGGCCGTCCTTTCCGGTAACCGTAACTTTGAAGGTCGAATTCATCCGCTGGTCAAGACCAACTGGCTGGCGTCTCCACCGCTGGTTGTGGCATACGCTCTGGCCGGGAATATGAATATCAACCTGGTCACCGATCCGATTGGCCACGATCGCAAGAATGATCCAGTCTATCTGAAGGATATCTGGCCGTCTGCCCGGGAAATTGCATTGGCCGTAGAGAAAGTTTCTACCGAAATGTTCCGCAAAGAGTATGCGGAGGTGTTTGAAGGTACGCCGGAATGGAAGGCCATCGACGTCGTGGGTTCAGACACCTACGACTGGCAGGATGATTCGACCTATATCCGCCTGTCGCCGTTCTTCGATGAGATGCTCGCTGAACCTGCGCCGCTGAAAGATATTCACGGCGCGCGCATTCTGGCGATGCTGGGAGACTCCGTCACCACGGACCACATCTCGCCTGCAGGAAGCATCAAAGCCGACAGTCCCGCTGGCCGTTATCTGCAGAGCCGGGGCGTGGAGCGCCGGGATTTCAACTCCTACGGCTCACGTCGTGGTAACCATGAAGTGATGATGCGCGGCACGTTTGCCAATATCCGTATCCGCAATGAAATGGTGCCGGGAGTGGAAGGGGGCATGACGCGTCATTTGCCGGGCAGTGAAGTGATCTCAATTTATGACGCGGCCGTCAAATACCAGCATGAAGGCACGCCGCTGGCGGTGATTGCCGGTAAAGAATACGGTTCCGGCTCCAGCCGTGACTGGGCGGCGAAAGGCCCGCGTCTGCTTGGCGTTCGCGTTGTCATTGCCGAATCGTTTGAACGTATTCACCGTTCAAACCTGATTGGGATGGGGATCCTGCCGCTTGAGTTCCCGCAGGGCGTCACCCGCAAAACGTTGGGCCTCACCGGGGAAGAGCAGATTGACATCAGCGGCCTGCAAACCTTGCAACCGGGTAAAACGGTGCCAGTAAAATTAACGCGTGCAGACGGTAAAACAGAGGTGCTCGAATGCGGGTGCCGCATTGATACGGCAACAGAGCTTACCTATTACCAGAACGACGGCATTTTACATTACGTGATTCGTAAGATGCTGGATTGATGAAACCAGCCCGGTACGCGAGCGCGTGGCCGGGCATTTCGCGATCACTCGCTCAGCAGATGCCCCATTTTGGCGGCTTTGGTATCGAGGTAGTGCGCGTTTTTCGGGTTACGTCCCACGATAAGCGGTACACGCTCAACGATATTGATCCCCGCCTCGGTCAGAATTTCGACCTTTTTCGGGTTATTGGTCAGCAGTCGCACTTCATCCACGCCCAGCAGCTTGAACATATCCGCACACAGCGTGAAATCACGCTCATCGGCGGCAAAGCCAAGCTGGTGATTCGCTTCCACCGTATCGTAACCCTGATCCTGCAGTGCGTAGGCGCGGATTTTATTCAGCAGGCCAATATTACGCCCTTCCTGGCGGTGATAAAGCAGCACGCCACGGCCTTCTTCGGCAATATGAGAGAGTGCTGCTTCCAGCTGGAAACCGCAATCACAGCGCAGGCTGAACAACGCATCGCCGGTCAAACATTCCGAATGAACGCGAGACAGTACCGGGGTCTGCCCTGAAATGTCGCCATACACCAGGGCGACGTGATCTTGTCCGGTAGCCAGTTCTTCAAATCCCACCATCAGGAAATCGCCCCATGGGGTTGGCAGTTTGGCTTCTGCCACACGTTTAAGCTGCATGTGATTCTCCAGAGTAGGCTGACACCTTTCGTGTCTTTCGCCTGTTTTTGCTTTCTGTATCCGTTCATTTTGCCACAAGCTCAGCGAGTTCGCCTAATGGCTGCCATGCTATACGAACGTTAAACGCACGATCCGACATATCCACCCATCGGATGAATTTCAGTTATGATTGTGATGCTTAGCGAAAAAGGAGAAGACATGCTTTCAATCGCCAGACGAACGGCAGCAGGTGCAGCCCTATTACTGATTATGCCACTGGCCGTATGGGTATCAGGCTGGATGTGGCAGCCCGGGCAAAACGCCATGTGGCTGAAAATCTTATACTGGACAACAGAGACCGTTACCCAACCCTGGGGCATCATTACTCATGTATTGCTTTGCGCCTGGTTTTTGTGGTGCCTGCGCTTTCGTCTACGCGCAGCGCTGGTGCTCTTTGCTATCCTCGGTGGGGCGATTCTGGTAGGCCAGGGGGTGAAATCCTGGGTGAAAGATCATGTCCAGGAACCGCGTCCTTTTGTGGTCTGGCTGGAAAAAACGCATCATGTTCCGGTGAATGAGTTCTACAATTTAAAACGTAAAGATCGTGGTGCGCTGGTGAAAGAACAGCTTGCGGAACAGCAGGATATCCCGAAATTCTTACGTAAGCACTGGCAAAAAGAGACCGGCTTTGCGTTTCCATCCGGACACACCATGTTTGCCGCCAGTTGGGCACTTCTGGGTGTCGGGCTGCTGTGGCCGCGGCGTCGTACGGTGACTATCGCCATTTTGCTGGTCTGGGCGACGGGAGTGATGGGCAGCCGTTTACTGCTGGGCATGCACTGGCCACGTGATTTAGTGGTGGCGACGCTCATTTCATGGCTGCTGGTGACCCTGGCAACCTGGCTTGCTGAACGGCTCTGCGGTCCGTTAACGCCGCCGCCGGAAGAGAGAGAAGAGATCGCCGAAAGGGAGCACAGCGGCGTCTGATGGTTGATTTTGCGCATTTTGCTCATAAATCCATGACTGGCGCGTCACTTTTTCCGTTTCGCGCCCGTCGCTAAAATGGTAGTTTATAAGGCTGATTGCGGTGAGTTGAACACACTTTATTCGCTTGAACCACATAACGGGAAGTAATGTGAAATATTTACTCATTTTCTTACTGGTATTGGCGATTTTTGTCATTTCAGTCACATTGGGTGCACAAAACGATCAACAGGTAACGTTTAACTATCTGCTGGCGCAGGGCGAGTATCGTGTTTCAAGCCTGCTGGCGGTCTTGTTCGCAGCCGGCTTCGCCATTGGCTGGCTGGTATGTGGCCTGTTCTGGTTAAAAGTGCGTGTTTCACTTGCGCGTGCGGAACGTAAAATTAAACGCCTCGAACATCAAATTGCGCCTGCGTCCGACATTCCGGAAAGCTCTGGTGTGCCGGTCGTCAAGGAATAATCGAATATGCTGGAGTTGTTGTTTCTGCTTTTGCCTGTAGCCGCTGCCTATGGCTGGTATATGGGCCGCAGAAGTGCGCAACAAACAAAACAGGATGAGGCGAACCGACTCTCCCGCGACTACGTTGCGGGGGTGAACTTCCTCCTGAGCAATCAGCAGGACAAAGCGGTTGATCTGTTCCTCGACATGTTAAAAGAGGACACCGGGACCGTTGAAGCACACCTGACCCTGGGCAACCTGTTCCGCTCGCGCGGCGAAGTTGACCGCGCCATTCGCATTCACCAAACCCTCATGGAAAGCGCCTCGTTGACCTACGATCAGCGTCTGCTGGCAGTACAACAGCTGGGACGTGATTACATGGCGGCAGGGTTGTATGACCGTGCCGAAGACATGTTCTCGCAGCTGGTGGACGAAACAGATTTCCGCATTGGCGCGCTACAGCAGTTATTGCAGATTTACCAGGCCACCAGCGACTGGCAGAAAGCCATTGATACCGCTGAACGTCTGGTGAAGCTGGGTAAAGACAAACAGCGCGTTGAGATAGCCCATTTTTACTGCGAACTGGCTCTGCAGCAGATGGGGAACGACGACATGGATAAAGCCATGACGTTGTTGAAAAAAGGGGCCGCCGCAGATCGCAACAGCGCGCGTATTTCCATCATGATGGGGCGCGTCTTTATGGCGAGTGGCGACTATGCCAAAGCCGTTGAAAGCCTGCTGCGCGTCATTGATCAGGACAAAGAGCTGGTCAGTGAAACCCTTGAAATGCTGCAGACCTGTTATCAGCAACTGGATAAACAGGATGAATGGGTTGCGTTCCTGCGTCGCTGTGTGGAAGAGAACACCGGGGCCACCGCAGAGTTGATGCTTTCCGACGTGGTTGAGCAACATGAGGGCAGCGACACGGCACAGGTTTATATAACGCGTCAGCTACAGCGTCACCCTACAATGCGGGTTTTCCACAAGCTGATGGATTACCACCTGAACGACGCAGAAGAAGGGCGCGCCAAAGAGAGCCTGATGGTGCTGCGTGACATGGTTGGCGAACAGGTGCGCAGCAAACCGCGCTACCGCTGTCAGAAGTGTGGTTTCACCGCCTATACGCTTTACTGGCACTGTCCTTCATGCCGGGCCTGGTCAACCATCAAGCCCATTCGCGGTCTCGATGGGCAGTGATTTTTTAAAACCCCTCACTTTAGTTACAACATACTTATCGCTTTTACAAACCTGCTCAGCACCGTGCGGTTTGCCAGCCGGGCAGGAAGTAAAACGGTCCTGTCAATTTGTGGCGCTGACAGGTAGAATGCACGCCGTTTATCTGTTCCGCGCCACTGCGCGCCCATAGACGAAAAGGGCTGGTCATGACGTCTGTTACTTCCTCCACTTCCCGCGTAGTTACTGATTCTCCTGTTGTTGTTGCTCTCGATTATAATAAGCGTGACGCCGCTCTGGCTTTTGTCGACGGTATCGATCCTCGCGACTGCCGTCTGAAAGTGGGCAAAGAGATGTTCACGTTATTTGGACCGCAAATCGTGCGCGATCTGCAACAACGCGGTTTTGACGTTTTTCTCGACCTCAAATTCCATGATATCCCTAACACCACGGCACACGCCGTTGCCGCCGCCGCCGAGTTGGGTGTATGGATGGTCAACGTGCATGCATCGGGTGGGGCGAGAATGATGACAGCCGCGCGTGAAGCGCTTCTGCCGTTTGGTAAGGATGCACCATTGCTGATTGCGGTAACGGTACTGACGAGCATGGACGAAAACGACTTACGCGACCTGGGTGTGACGTTGTCACCTGCCGATCACGCAGAACGCCTTGCCCGTCTGACCCAGAATTGCGGTCTGGATGGTGTCGTCTGTTCTGCGCAGGAAGCGGTGCGTTTCAAAACGGAACTGGGCCAGAATTTCAAACTGGTCACGCCGGGTATCCGTCCTGCGGGCAGTGAGGCTGGCGATCAGCGCCGTATTATGACCCCTGAGCAGGCGCTGGCGGCAGGCGTGGATTACATGGTCATTGGCCGTCCGGTGACCCAATCTGCCAATCCGGCAGAGACGCTTAAGGCTATCAATGCATCACTGAAAAAGGGGGCGTAATGACGGACTCCAACAGTCGTCTGGTCTATTCAACCGAAACCGGACGTATTGACGAACCGAAAGCGAAAGCGGAGCGCCCGAAAGGCGATGGGATTGTTCGCATCCAGCGCCAGACCAGCGGTCGTAAAGGAAAGGGCGTATGTCTTATCTCGGGTATTGATCTGGATGACGCAGAGCTGGCAAAGCTGGCGGCTGAACTGAAAAAGAAATGTGGCTGCGGCGGTGCCGTAAAAGACGGCATAATCGAAATCCAGGGTGATAAACGCGATGTCATTAAATCGCATCTTGAAGCCAAAGGGATGAAAGTGAAACTGGCGGGCGGTTAAAATAAATGAGCCACGGTAATTACCGTGGCTCTTGTTTTATACGTGCGTAAGTCAGACCTGAAATGCGTTAAATAACGCTAAGCCCGTCAGGGCGTATAATAATTATTTGCCTACCTGGTGACCGATAATACCACCAACAGCAGCACCACCTAATGTACCCAGCGTACTACCATCTGTTAATACTGCACCACCGATTGCACCAGCACCGGCGCCAATGGCGGTGTTACGGTCACGTTTAGACCAGTTAGAGCATGCGCTCAGGGACATCGCTACAGTGATTGCCAGAACAGCGGCGGCTAATTTTTTGCTGGTTAAGGTCATAATACTTTCTCCTGAATTATCGATTCACGGAAAGATCTACGTTTTAAGTATAGACTAGCTGAATACTTAAATTCTGTTCTCCGTGAAAGCTGGTCGCGCAGGTGTTACGTAATCACGCAAGTGATAGTCACTTCCTGTTATATCGCTAACATTAATTTTACGACTTTAGGGCAGGTTAAACAGGTAAAAACTCTTAAAGGGAGGTTAGGAATCATCTCAGAGAGCGTTTCAGGTGCGCCTGAATTTCAGGCGCACCTGGCATCATGCGGGTTTTTTAATAATATCGACGATAAGGCCGTCTTCTTCGAGTTTATTCCGGTGTGCGTCGCTCAGCCGGTCATCGGTAATTACGCGACTGAATCGGGAAATTGGTCCCATCGTATAGGGATGGACCGCGCCAAATTTTGAGCTGTCGGTCAGCACGATAGCTTCACACTCTTTTTCCAGCACCGCATTCACTACGTCTGAACGCATCATATCCCGCCCGGTAAAGCCGGTTTCTGGCTGCCAGCCGTCAATACCGATGAAGGCCTTACTAAAATGCACCTGCTGAACATACTGACGCGTCAGTGGGCCTACCATGCTCTCACTTTTTTTCTGGTAGATGCCGCCCAGCAGGATGACCTCACAGCGTGTCTCCTTCAGCAAGTGAGCGATATAGCTACTCACGGTTATGATGGTGATGTCTTTTTGATCGGCCAGGGTGCGGGCCAGCAGGGCGTTACTACTGCCGTTCTCAATAAAGACCGTTTCGCCATTGTTCACTAAGGACGCGGCAAACTCAGCCAGTTCACGTTTGAGGGCATAGTTGTTCATCATGCGGGTTTCAACGTCCTCGCTGTCCAGCGGGACCGCATACCCATGCGCACGACGCAGGTAGCTCTGTTTTTCCAGCAGATTC
This region of Enterobacter cloacae complex sp. R_G8 genomic DNA includes:
- a CDS encoding DNA-binding transcriptional regulator YciT, yielding MNSRQQIILQMVIDQGRVSVVDLAKTTGVSEVTIRQDLNLLEKQSYLRRAHGYAVPLDSEDVETRMMNNYALKRELAEFAASLVNNGETVFIENGSSNALLARTLADQKDITIITVSSYIAHLLKETRCEVILLGGIYQKKSESMVGPLTRQYVQQVHFSKAFIGIDGWQPETGFTGRDMMRSDVVNAVLEKECEAIVLTDSSKFGAVHPYTMGPISRFSRVITDDRLSDAHRNKLEEDGLIVDIIKKPA
- a CDS encoding LapA family protein yields the protein MKYLLIFLLVLAIFVISVTLGAQNDQQVTFNYLLAQGEYRVSSLLAVLFAAGFAIGWLVCGLFWLKVRVSLARAERKIKRLEHQIAPASDIPESSGVPVVKE
- the yciH gene encoding stress response translation initiation inhibitor YciH; this translates as MTDSNSRLVYSTETGRIDEPKAKAERPKGDGIVRIQRQTSGRKGKGVCLISGIDLDDAELAKLAAELKKKCGCGGAVKDGIIEIQGDKRDVIKSHLEAKGMKVKLAGG
- the pyrF gene encoding orotidine-5'-phosphate decarboxylase, which codes for MTSVTSSTSRVVTDSPVVVALDYNKRDAALAFVDGIDPRDCRLKVGKEMFTLFGPQIVRDLQQRGFDVFLDLKFHDIPNTTAHAVAAAAELGVWMVNVHASGGARMMTAAREALLPFGKDAPLLIAVTVLTSMDENDLRDLGVTLSPADHAERLARLTQNCGLDGVVCSAQEAVRFKTELGQNFKLVTPGIRPAGSEAGDQRRIMTPEQALAAGVDYMVIGRPVTQSANPAETLKAINASLKKGA
- the ribA gene encoding GTP cyclohydrolase II; protein product: MQLKRVAEAKLPTPWGDFLMVGFEELATGQDHVALVYGDISGQTPVLSRVHSECLTGDALFSLRCDCGFQLEAALSHIAEEGRGVLLYHRQEGRNIGLLNKIRAYALQDQGYDTVEANHQLGFAADERDFTLCADMFKLLGVDEVRLLTNNPKKVEILTEAGINIVERVPLIVGRNPKNAHYLDTKAAKMGHLLSE
- the pgpB gene encoding phosphatidylglycerophosphatase B, producing MLSIARRTAAGAALLLIMPLAVWVSGWMWQPGQNAMWLKILYWTTETVTQPWGIITHVLLCAWFLWCLRFRLRAALVLFAILGGAILVGQGVKSWVKDHVQEPRPFVVWLEKTHHVPVNEFYNLKRKDRGALVKEQLAEQQDIPKFLRKHWQKETGFAFPSGHTMFAASWALLGVGLLWPRRRTVTIAILLVWATGVMGSRLLLGMHWPRDLVVATLISWLLVTLATWLAERLCGPLTPPPEEREEIAEREHSGV
- the lapB gene encoding lipopolysaccharide assembly protein LapB encodes the protein MLELLFLLLPVAAAYGWYMGRRSAQQTKQDEANRLSRDYVAGVNFLLSNQQDKAVDLFLDMLKEDTGTVEAHLTLGNLFRSRGEVDRAIRIHQTLMESASLTYDQRLLAVQQLGRDYMAAGLYDRAEDMFSQLVDETDFRIGALQQLLQIYQATSDWQKAIDTAERLVKLGKDKQRVEIAHFYCELALQQMGNDDMDKAMTLLKKGAAADRNSARISIMMGRVFMASGDYAKAVESLLRVIDQDKELVSETLEMLQTCYQQLDKQDEWVAFLRRCVEENTGATAELMLSDVVEQHEGSDTAQVYITRQLQRHPTMRVFHKLMDYHLNDAEEGRAKESLMVLRDMVGEQVRSKPRYRCQKCGFTAYTLYWHCPSCRAWSTIKPIRGLDGQ
- the osmB gene encoding osmotically-inducible lipoprotein OsmB, whose protein sequence is MTLTSKKLAAAVLAITVAMSLSACSNWSKRDRNTAIGAGAGAIGGAVLTDGSTLGTLGGAAVGGIIGHQVGK